The Eublepharis macularius isolate TG4126 chromosome 12, MPM_Emac_v1.0, whole genome shotgun sequence genomic sequence TGGAAGTTTTCAAGGAAGTCTGTAAGGTGGAATAATTCTAAGGGGTATTTCAACAGGTAGAATGATAacattttggttttgtttcacTCTTCATCTGGTTTCATCTTTCTTCAAGGTTTTCTGAAACCAGTTTTAATAAGACATTGTGCAGCTTTGAATTCTTTGGCGGTAACAGATTTGAACTGGAAACTTTTTACATAAAACAGCCACAGGGTGTATTTTTGTGGCATACTCAACAGGTTTGCCATTCATGTGTTCCCCTCCCTCCAACCATTCACAGAATCTGAAGATGTGAGCGCACTCATTTTCAGGCAACTGTTTTCAGAGCTTTTTGCCTTATTGATGGAAAAGACGTAAActgcttaaaatatttatattccacctacAAAATGTGTAGGGATTTTTAAGACagctatgtattttttttaaaaaaaacttagcaAAAGAATAAACCTGGCCTGGGCATCTGATCCACTAATCTCACAGTATTGTGGAAGATTCTTATCCTTGAACCATCTGTGTGATGTAATGTAAAATGAGCCCCTGCTTGGATCAGACCAAGAGTCCACCTAGTTCTGCATCTTATTTCCTAGGCTGGCCAGCCAGAGGCTTCCTGGAAGCTCACAAGGAGTACAAAGCCAAAAGTCCTGCCCTTTGATTGTCTCAAGTTGTTATCTCTGTTGGATGACTTGTTAACTTCTAATCACTTAAATTAGCCCTAAACCTATGCATCTTGCATAGGCATTCTATTTGCCTTCATTCTTCAGATGCCCTCCTGCCCCCAAAACTGGTTTTGGCATGGGTATCATGCCAAAGACCAACATAAAGAACTCACAcagcttctcccccaccccccgccccatcaGATCAGCAACTGCCCCAGAGAAGAGTGAGCATTATAGATCGGTGGTTGTACCTGGATATGTGTATGGTGTAGCTTGGTTGATCATGGTGGTATATTTAGTCAGCGGGCTGACCCAGGGTACTGTCACagctaaaatggagaaagggaaaatAAGGATGTAGGTCAAAAAGGCACGCTAAGCAGAACATAAGAGTAGCTCTGGTGGATTAGATCAAAGATCCATTTGCGCCAGCTTCCTATGGCCAATCAGATGCCTCCCATCACGAAGCCCGTGAACAGGGCAACAGCCCTTCTCCACTGCTGGAACTCCACTGCCTCTGCAACTGGAAGTTTTATTCAGCAGTCTATGATAATGATGTCCTGTaaaggagggggtgttctgtaaggATTCCTGAGATGAACAGAAAAGCCACACGTACTCACCTAGGATGGCAATGGCAAAAGAGGCCACAATAACAGGTTCCTTGGCCCAGGCATTTTTCAGATACGCACCAATTTCTGCAGAAGCAACCAGAAACATGCATACTTAACAGAATTATTTTAATAGTTGGTTCTGTTTAAAGTGACTAGTCTAATAAATTAGAAGagcggccgggggaggggggggagagctgCACCTCAGTTTCAGAGGCCACAGCTGGGTGAGTTTTACTTTGATCTTCCACTGTAGAAAATGACACAGGTCACCTGCATAGAATCACCTAGAGCAACCTACTCTGAAAGCACCCTTGCTCTGCCAGTGCTTGCATTGCTTTATGTAAGATAAACGGTAGAGGCTCAATTAGATagccatggggtgggggtggggatcccatTTTATGGTTCATGTGCTTAGAGTTCTGGGAACCCGGGTCCCTAGGTCCTCAAGACACACTAACTCACTGGACTGCCTTAATCAAATCAGTGTTTGCCCACACATCCACTTTTCATGCCTGTAAAACCAGAATCATAGTATCAGATAGAAAGCTCACTGAGAACTGAtggatgaacaaaaaaaagggggggtgaggAGTCGCCCATCCACACCTTAGaaaattttttaaacaacaaaagaGTAAAAAAATCACGTagtatgtagggttgccaccctttaggtggtgactggagatctccccgaattacaactgttctctagGCTACAAAGTTcggctcctctggagaaaacggctgctttggaggaaagACTCTGTCGCGTTATttcccgctgaggtccctctcctccccaaaccctgtccttccAAGGTTCCATCACCAAATCTCCCGGGATTTCCCAAGGGGGAGTTGAAAACTCAACATAGCACAGAATCTAGTGGAAACAAAACTGACATTCCTGGAGAAAAGAGAGGGACTCTACAAGTCTGGATGATCGGGACTGGAAACTCACCGAATGTAAAAACCCCAAATCGTACATGTTGTCCCCTCTCATACAGTTACATTCCAACATCCTTTCTCCACTGACCAAAGGTCATCCTCTGATGTTTTTAACGTCCTTGGATTTCTTCCCACCCCTTTAGAAACAAGTGATCATTACACCCCTAATCATAGTCCTTGATGCCTTTTGCAAAGGGGGGTATAAATCCACTGCTTGCCCTACCCCAAGCAAAAACTGATTCCCCTCTTTCCAAGCAAACCCACACAAACTAATACTGCACTTACTGCTAAAAGCGGCCATCTTGCAATGGAGCAGGAAATGCACAAAGCATTCTGGGAACGGTAGTTTTATAGGCGCTCTGATTCACGAacgctcatgctggaataaacgtTAAATCTGCGAGATACTAAGTAGGTTCCTATTTCCCTTCCTCTCTGCAGTGCCTCTTTAAATATTTCCAAGCTGAAATTATTTCCTTTgctcttcagatgacagagattcgTTCCTCTGGAAAactgagggtggactctatggcattataacttcCTGAGCTCTCCTCTCTCCCAATTGTCCCTAaattccgccctccccaggctccacctcccaagtctccaggaatttctcaacctggggtTGACAACCCTCAGCTGatgcattttctccaaaggagaaAAGGACTTCTTCTCATATAGCTGCAGTATACCAGGTACCAGTCCTTTCtctagcgttgccagcctccaggtagtggctggagatctcctggaactggtctccaggccacagagatcagttcacctggagaaaatggctactttggggggtggactttatggaattatgccatgccaaggtcctttccctccccaaaccccactttctccaggtttctctagaTTTCAtcgcccagatctccaggaatttcccaacttggagctggcaaccctacctttatCGTCTGTGATACCAAAACAAAACTGGCCCCTGCTAGAAATAATGGGTGTTTGagtgaaataaatgaaaaatgggGAAAAGTAACCTCCAGAGCATGCCCATACTGCATTTTTCTCCCCACTTAATAATCCCTTACTTTGTTTCATTTATAACCCAACTTTCTTctgaatggggacccaaaagaggcttacatccttctcttctgcattttagtctctcaacaaccctgtgaggcagattaggctgagagtatagaAAATGGCAGCACGGAGATTTGAACATGgacctctcagatcctagtctgaaacattTCTCATTTCTGGGGGGATCAGAAAGCAGGGCTCTTGTATgtttttaggcagggctttttttatatccca encodes the following:
- the NDUFA3 gene encoding NADH dehydrogenase [ubiquinone] 1 alpha subcomplex subunit 3 — its product is MAAFSKIGAYLKNAWAKEPVIVASFAIAILAVTVPWVSPLTKYTTMINQATPYTYPVPVRDDGNMPDIPSHPCDKEGPSLEWLKNF